The segment TCGGTCGAGTGAAGGATGACGGGAAGTCATGGTGCATTATGAAAATGCTGATTTAAGGATCTCTGGATAGAAGCAGAGTGACAATTCCGATTTGGATAGGAACCCGAATCAGAATTCGTGTAGGATTTTGTTTCAGTCAGATGGGATGTGGGGCATCTATATGCCAAGGGCATCGAGGGCAGATTTCCAGGGTGATGAACGGGTTGGTTTGATGGTAGTTTAAACCACTGTGATGTGTCTTGGGTGGATCCATCCGTAATAGAGAAACGACATGTTGGAATCAGGAAATGGCAGGTCGAAGGAGGTCGAGTAATACAGGTATTCTAGTAGCGTTCACTGTTGCATCGGATTCAGTGGAGGCAGGTCATCAGCCTATCATGATCAGAAGGATCAAAGGATTGGAGGAGCTGTGAGTAGCGGTATAGATAGGGCAGTTATTTCCAGACGAGGTGTCCTTCGGGGGGTGCCGGTCGTTCTTCAGGAGAGCAGCTATGTGGCAGCAGGATGAGTTGAAGTGGTTTCAGCGATTAGGGGTCCGTGTGTGGAATTTCCTGTCATTCAGGGCATATACTAAGTTGTTTATAGTTAAATTAAATAATATCAGGAGGTGAATAGCCAGATAGGAGATAAGTGTTGTGATCTCGGCAATGATTCGACGCGGGCGGTCTGTTAGGGAGACAGGCCATCTCGAGACTTAAAGTCTCAGATTGAGTAAGCGGAATTATGTTGCAAGGAATTTGTTTCACCTTCGGGTCTTAGAAACCTGTGGGGTTAGTCTTAGTTACCTTGGAAAGGTTGTGGTATTCTCGGGCTTGTGGCCGTGTTGCTCAGGTAGTTTGGTATGATGGGGATAGAGATGCATGAttttgaggatgaaatctaatttaagtaggggagagttgtaacacccgatttAAAAGATGCTCAGTAGCGACTTTGGAGGCCAAGGGCATAAGCATAATCTGTCAGTTCGGcctttatggattaagatgtcGAAGACGACTTGGATCTGTAATTGTAGCTACTGGaatggagtattaagcacttaatggaaaagtagCTTAACAGAGGAGTAAGTTGGGCGTACATGCAGGTACGTGCAATGTACACCACCTTTAGCGTACAAGGGAGTATGCCCGCGTACTCATCGGTTATGGGTTTGAAGTGTTTTGGGCCTCGGGTTGGTCCAGGTAGTGgactttgggcctttgggccttaGTAGACCATCAGAAGTCAGATGTTTTGGGCTAGgaatatgtttgggcttaaggtaaggcccattaTAGGGATTGTGCCTAATTTAGCAAATTTagccattagtgggccactagtgaGCTTGGAAAacctacctagtgttgggcttttgttttgggATTGGGCCTAAGTTTGGATCATACTGGGCTAGGGgtagaatagtcattttacccccatgcatggattaaggattatggtattgGGGCCcacttgctaattgggtatattgatcgGTATTGATAACTCAGGAAGGGGGACAGAGTAGGAGTTAACGATTTCCATCAGGAAGCTTCTACAttcaaggtgagttttctcaccataccaatgggtctaaggcaccaaggccagcccattttGTGATAGTTGGTATACTTGTTGTGTAGAGGTGTATGGCATATTTATAAATTGATACGTGGTAGAGATAACTTTTACAGCTAATGGTAGAGGTAGCCTtggtggctaatggtagagatagcttttacggctaatggtagagatagcctttacgactaatggtagagatagcatttatggctaatggtagagaagcctttatggctaagggtagagatagcctttatggctaagggtagagatagcctttgcggataatggtagagatagcttttatagctaactgatatgtgatatgtggtagaggtagcttttatagctaattgatatgtgatatgtggtagaggtagcttttatagctaattgatatgtatTATGTGGTACAGGTAtcttttatagctaattgatatgtggattgtgtgggttatgctctggggaaatcactaagcattagcttacaagttgtggatttgtttcaggtacttcagatcccAAGGGCAAGGGAAAGGTGTGATGGCGCGGCGTGCACTCTCTCTCAGGCACTTTCACGAGGCACTCTAATGttggaataaaagttgtatttgacttatgttttggaaacaattatAACTGGAATTCTTAATGTATGGAAATATGTTTGAtgattcaaaaatgaaaattttatgtgaaaatttgggtcgttacatagaAGTTAAAGgaaaatacttaccaaaaataGAGGAATCACTCAAAAACCACCTGGAGAATTCGTGTTTTAGAAGGAGAGCGCGCGCGCGcgcgcgagagagagagagagagagagagagagagagagagagagagagagagaaagtttgcTTTTGGTGAGGAGTGAAATCTTGGATGAGAAGAATGAAGATTTCTTGGGTGGATTTGATTAAAGCAAATCTGGTGGAGTGTTAGGAAGGAGTTGAAAAAAGACAATGATTTGACTAGGTAGAGTGTGAATAGTGACATAAAGTAGGTGTAAGGATGGCTTGTGTCATAACTTTATGGAAAAGTTAACAAGTACCTTTATGTCCTTTAGATATTATCTTGAAcaaaaatatgatttataattaataaatcctcAAGATGGGAATAAAATATAAGTTTAGAGGGTCTAATATGTCAAAAATATGAATTGGATGAAAATCCCATGTCAAAATCATCAAAAACGGACTCAAAATGCGAAACTAGTAAAAAACCAGACTTGAGAAGCGAGAGGGTTCGCTGCTGAAAAGGTTCGCATCCGAGAGGTTTCGCATCAGAAGGTTTCTCATCCGAGAGGTTTCGCATCAGGAGGTCTCGCATCTGAGAGGTTTCGCATCCGAGAGGTTTCGCATCAGGAGGTTTCGCATCCGAGAGGTTTCACATTAGGAGGTTTCACATCCAAGAGGTTTCGCATTAGGAGGTCTCGCATCCGAGAGGTTTCACATCAGGAGGTTTCGCATCCGAGAGGTTTCGCTTCCTGAGTGGGTTTCGTTTCCTGAGAGGATTTCGCTTCTTGAGAGGGTTTCGCTTTCAAAGTGCTGTTTTTTCGCAATAACTTCCCGTTTCGAGTGATTTTCAACTAATtgaagggtcgggatgacccgagAGTATTTAAAAAGTTGAAacagattttgagagagatttgggagagagagattgAGTGAGAGAGATTGAAAGACACTTTGTTTGTAGTCTTTGTTAGTGTTTTGCCCCGTGGTGCTAGGTTTGTAGACCCCACTATGCCTCGTTATGAGTGTTATACGCCCCCGAAGGGTACGTAATAGTGCTTTATAGAGTCGTTACATCACTCACCCtacttagggtttagaatttctgaACATATGAAGCTTCTGAGCGACACTTTGTTATTAAGATGGAGAGTTGTACACTAGTAAACATAGAGTAAGTCCTATCATACAAGtactaattgagttgaccggtttgactcgttgacttactttgactttgacttggccaaaaattgacggttgtcacattttAGGGTGTAGACTGAGAGGGTACTTCTTTATTGCTGTTAGGTGTCTCATTGTACTTGTCTACCCGATGTGTAAGTTGTTGGGTGTTAGCTATTATTcatgaggtgagtcttttcactatacctGTGTGTGTGGTAGTATACCTTGACCAGCTGGGTCTTAGCTATCAATTACTACTATATGTGAACTGAGTTGCTGATAAATCCTGGGCTGCTGTAAGTCCATGGAACTACTGATAgtccccagggttgctgataacccgtgTGGTGTGCTATTAATCCACAGGGAGTGCTGTGAGCCCACTTGGAATggtgatagtccccagggttgttgataacccataatTGTTTATAttgtgtgttgtatgtgatattcaGGACTGCTGATAGTCCTAGGGCTGTTGATAACTCATAGTTGATTAGTATGTTGTGTTGTAtgagatattttggggaactcactaagctttgtgcttactgctTAGGATTAAATATTTTGAAGGTACTTATCGGATTGCGAAGGCAAGACTATACACACACACTAACGAATTTATGATTTGAGACTCTACATTGTCTTCTTATTAACTTTGATTTCTGAATAATGGTTTATGAACAAATGGTTTCCttgaatgtattttttttaaatggatgcttttattattctaaaaatgaaaattttagcatgagattttgggatgttactacAACTTTATGAGTAAATAGTTtccatttcaaattttcaaactCTTGTTTAACAACCAAATTTTATTGTTCCATCTTCATCTTGCATATGTTGATCTCATTTTCGAATATAGAAACTTTCAGGGTTAAATTGCATAATTCTTTTTCACTTGTTTTTGTGGAACTGAAGTCATTTTCATGGGTTTCAGGAACCAGCCATTCCTAGTACTTGCATTTTGGACCTTCGTTCTtgaaaaatataaacaaattGGTTAGAGGAAAAAGATTAAACCAAAAAGTAAAAACATTTGATTTACCATCGAGTTAGGGCACAATTTGAATTTTTTCCTAGATTATCTTTAGTTTGTGAAGTAAGTACGCGAGATGGTAACCCACAATCACAAGGATATTGAGGTTGAAATTCAACATTttgtttagaagaagaagaaacatcCATGTCGATCTAGAGCACAATTGATGAGAATGAAGCATACAACAACTTAATATCGTAGGACTTTCATTTAATAAGCCACATTGATGCCACATAATGCCACGTAAGAGCCACATAAACAGTAACCAACAGTAACCGGTCGCAATAGTTTAGATAAACATAAACAAGTTCAAtgatatattaaatataaaaaaaagacCAAATATAATCAAAACCAACGATTGTTACCTTGTTAAATCATTTACCATATTTTTTACATGAAATCATGAATACAAATGTTTTAGAGACGGGTCATATATTGAATCCGACCCGACTCCAAGTGCCACACTCCGTACCTTGCTTATCGGGCAATTCCGGTTTCCCCAACGGATTCCATAGAGGGTTTTTGTTTTTCTGAGGAGCTTTTTGCAAATTGAAATGGCAGAATCCCTAATTGACCTTGAAAACGTCCTCCGCTCCAAGAAGGTACTCTATACACTTGTGTATTTGCACATATGATCTGCATCGTTCTATACAGACTCAAGAAATATTGGATAGCACTACTGTTTACTTTCTGTGATTTCGTTTTCTAGTACTCTATCTTTGTTTATAATCTTTGTTAATTCTTCATAAGCAATTTCACTGATAATGTAGTTCGGATCAGTGAGTGTTCCACTTGTTTTTATCTCCGAGAATTCCGATTGCTTTCTAGTGATTAGAAAAATACATCAAAGGGGTAAAAAGCCCCACTTGACTTTTCAATTTATGCACAATTGCTTCACAGTTGCTACTTCTATGAACTTATTTAAGTCCTGTCGATGACTATCTTAAAAAGGGTGTATTAGAAATGCTGCATTTAGATTCAAGTTGACAAATCATTACCAATTTCAGCTGGATGAATTGGAAGATTTACATCAATTGTCAAAACGTGTAGTTTGCTAATTTGGAAAATGATCATAGGATACAATTATACCTTTTGGAATGACAAAGTAAATCCATTTATTTATAATACGTCTTCCATATAAAACCAAATGTGCATTCTTCTCAGAatgtaaaataaaagaaaattcatAGTCTGGATATGCATATCATCATTAGTAGATTACATACTAATTATTGAAGAGGTGTGATTAcagattaataaataaatattttcaggATAAGTTATCAGTTCAAGAAGCAAACTTTCTTATGACATGGAAGGAAAATACACTTAGACAGCTCACTGTTGGTGCAGGAGTTGGTGCTGCAATTGCATGGTCAGGTAAACACTCTATAcatattttcaatttatttttgtgATATTTAATTTTTCCAATATTCCTTAAATTTATATTATAATATGCTTATAAACTCTAAAGCTTATAATGGTGTTGTACTTGTTTTTCCTCACAGCTACTGGAAATCTTCATAGGCTCTTTCGCATCAACCTTGCAGGAGGTAagtgaccccccccccccccccccccccccccccccaagcatACAAAGTAGTTTATACAGCTGCTAAAAAAGATTGTTGAAATTCCTTCAAATTGAGAAAGTTTTTTTATGATGAAACTCAGTTATAGCTATTCTGATTACAATGGAATCTTTTTATTTATCTTGTTACTATTTTCATAATatgaatttataatttattaatgatTTCTAGGAGCTGCTGCTATTACTGCAACATGGAGATTTAGGAAGTCGGTTAATTCATGCATTGAACAAATTCTTTGCATGGATGGAAGCCGAATGCAAAAAGAGTTGGCAAATATGTGAGTTACTTAATCATTTTCCTAATAatgtaaaaatattttttctgTGATTAATAATATTTCTACTTAGTactaaatccaaaaaaaaaaatgttattgttTTTCCTATGTGTAGAATGTTGAGAAGGTATCCAAATAACCCAACAACAACAAAACTTATGTCCAAACGTTTCTACTGTGAGCATGTTTTCGATGATTCAACATCGGACATGCCAAAATCAAGGTGGCGTTTTCGTAATAACTTTGTTGAAAGTCCACCCCATCCCCAACGACCCGATACCCGTGAATCCTATGACCATGATGACAACATTGTTCCAGAACGCAAACCGGTTCCTGTGAGTatctgtttcttttttacttaatggacTTAACAGGAACAGCCAATATTTCTTTTACCTAATGTAGAAagaaaaatttaatattttataaaagaaaaaaattcaaTGTTTGTGTCTCATTGACATCAGTCACATCACACTATCACACATTAGTCATGGTCACACCTTTTTGGAAGGACAAAGATTTGCAATTTTTGTCTTATTGACATCTGTCTCTGTCCAActattgtgttttatttttttgGGTGGGGTAAAAATTGTATTTTTGTCCTATTGCCATAAGTCCAAGTACAATGCATGTTAATTGCAGTACAAGGTCGTCATGTCATGTTTTGTCCTGATCTGTTCATATTACAGATGAACAACGGTTTCGTTGCAATGGAAAACCCTTTCGATTGCATATTTGGACTCCCACCAAGTGTCGAGGAAATTCGACGCCCTGTCCCCGCCACGTCAGCAAAAAAACATACCCGCAAACATAAAAGATCCCACCGCAAGCATCACACACATCACAGCAATGATGATTTGTAGTCCCTTCCTGGATGCTTGTCTTAACAGTAACGAGGTGAGAATCTGTAAGTGAGGTCTCAGGTTTCAAACAAGTGGTATAAGATCATGCTCGTGGacttatttatgttttgtttatgaAATTATGAAAACCGAGTTTGATCATGTTGTGTATATTAATGGTGTCGAGATTTTTAATTTTTGGACTTTTAATTCGACTTCATTTAGGAATATTTCTTTCTATTTACCTTAAAATATGGTGTTATTTCGCTATATGAGGGACAATTCTGTGGGTGACGGGATAATTGATTTATATGTATTAAAATAAGAGATCTCTTAAAATAATTGAAAAATGTCGTCAACTAGAAGTAGCTGATGAAGTTTATGGAGTTCAAGTCAACTGTCACTTTTAGACAGCTTTTTTCCTTATTGGAAAATGGAAATTGTAGTAGTAGCACTTGGGAATTGTTGTAGCTATAAGAAAGGATTCccttaaaatttaaatatttaagtCAGAGTTTTCCTATTCCTATTGTATAATCAGAATACACTAAATTTTGTCGACTTAAGTATTGATATTTTGGTTGTGTAAAATCTAAATTAAATAGAGACttttgatttttaataaaaaaaccgTATCTTTGGTTGtatttggtttcggtttttggtaCGACGTAATCAGCTTTTTGACTATAGTTTTGTCTATCCTTTTGCTTGtggttttttggtatttttgttgTATAAAGcaataaaaaataacaaatacAGTAAGTTACTTTGAAGTGTAAAACATAAAATTATTAAATTTTGCAATATATAGTAATAAAGAACGATTTGAAATTTTATATGTAACACAATTACAACTAACACCATCTCCAACTCCACGTCAAAATGATGTTAAAAATGGTACAAATAATCATCAACTTTTATACACCAAAAATATATTCTTTAGCATATTCGTCTTTTTAACtcataaattattaaaaaaacacCTGTCaacttattatttttttatatattttttatgtaaaAACTCACATAGTATTACAAAATTATAaccaaattaattatttgtatattattatttcgaattgggtgttattttatcaaaatgacatttcttaaataaaaaatattaaattttcaaataaattcaaaatattaAGGTAAGTATTAAATTTTTAATATCAACTTAATATACAACATAACATTATAActgaataattattatatttattatataccTATCAATTTTATAAACTAGaatgaaaaaaatattaaagTTGACACTAAAGTGACATATGAAAGTTTTACACCATTTTGATGTAAAAGAATAGAGATATACTCTTTATTTGCATTGAACTGGTGCTAAAAATGGTGTGAAGTTGAAGATGACTTTACAGAAAAATGATGTAAAATATTGGATTTGAGGTGGGTCGTAGATCTCCTAAGTGAACTGTTATAAAACTTAAAAACCATTAACAACTATTTATAAAGAATTTGATAAAGTTTTGTTCCATGGACTTGAAACAAACCCCTTTTTTTATAACCAAAAGACCAGACCATCATTTCCTAAAATAGTTGGATTTTTtcgacttttatttatttatttaatttgtacatttaaaattgttTCATACATATTTATTGCAAATCGTTTACCAATCAGTAATCACACATGGTAAACATGTTGTAAATGGGTTCGTGCTCATTCATTGATTATATTTCATGACTAATGATTTATTTATGcaataaacatgtatatttttacAAAGATATATAACTTAGTTTTTAAATGCATATTCTtacgaaaaaaaaaaagataaataggAAAGCATTTAATAGAAAAAATAGTCGATTTGTTGGTTGCAAAACGAGATGACTAACATTTTACACAAAGcaacatctatatatatatatatatactagtaaaCTTATTCGGGCCGTGATAATCACGGCCCTAGAAAAATAATCAGTAAGCTAGTTTTATTTgattccaagaaaacaagatttaTAATGATGATACAACTTTGGAGTGAAGTATTTTGTTATTGTACGTAATAGTACAAATGATATAAGAAAATAGAAGGAAAAAAATGTACCATGTTCCACAGCTACATAAGTCCTATCTGGTCCTTGTCTGTCACAACAAGCAACTAATCAGTTCCAGTCACAAGGGAGGGTTAAACAGAGAACCTTTCAGCTGGTTCCCTTTGTCAGCATCATTGAACCTCGTATACATTTGTCTGTCACAAAGCTCAACCAATATAGTGAGTCAATTACCGAAAAGTTAATGGCTAAGAGGGTAAGAAGCTGCTCACATAATCTTTTATAGTTCTCTCATTAATTTTTATCCATTGGTTTAAAAAATCCATTTCGAATGTAAAGAATGTTTTAGAGATCAATGACAAAACTGAATCGGTTCAAAGTTATTAGCTATACATGAATTTCTACAACAAGCTTGAATAAGATTTCTGATTTATCAATGTCGGTATCCAGATTGCAaggcaaacatcaatttttcacttttACGAAATCTAAATGAGTTACCACACGATCCATAAAGAAACAATTGAGCTTTAGGCCATTTTTTGTAACATgtttattaaatattatcatGAGTTGCTTTTTGCTTCTACTTCTCCTCTTGTGGTGGCATCAAAGACTCCTAAATTGCAAATGAATACACATATAGCCTTTATATATCCCCATGTAGGAATTCTATAGTTTCTCATTCTCATATCCAGTATCCATTGTCCTCTTTTATCTGACTTGTAATCTTTATCTCCAGATTTAGGTCCCTTATTGTTCCTTGATTTCTTTTCTTCCATGGCATGTAATGCCATCATCGACTCTTCAACATCAGTTGGAAGCCAGGAACCGAATTAAGATGGCTTCCTCTTAAGAACCCGAATTGTGAAGTTGTTGAATAAGCCCTCCTTAATTTATAACAACTATGTGATTACCCTTTCCCTTGTCAACACTCTGTTCCTAATTCCTCTTCAATAAAGTCCTTGGCTAAGAAATATGCATTCTCAAAATATAAATCAGTGTAATCCATTATTCAAATATCATAAATGTTGTTATCTTTAAAAAGTATGGAACCAGGTGTGTATTCAGGAAGAAATAGGAAATCTATAGTCATTTTTTCATGGGAGATGAATGATATGTTAAAAAGTATAAATTGTATACCATGTATGTTATAGCTGGGTCATGATCATATTTCAACCAGTCCATATGAAAGAGAAAACTCTACCAACCTAAAACCTGCAAAAAATAGTTGATCATTATATTTTTAGACAATGacttaaaaaaccaaaaacaGAATCACAATTGACAAACTTATGATATATTGTCAAATGACATGTAAGCAAAATCTTCCTATCCGCAGCACCGACCTCTAACCCCAAAAGATTCTTTTGTGAAGAGTTGGTGGAAGCCCACATAATCAACGGCTTTAATTAGCCAAAATTTATACTCTGGGTTACGTAAAAAATTGATCATCATCTAGAAACCTAAAGTCTCAGTTCCTGATATGAATAAGAAAGGTATGAAAAATGGTAATTAAATACCTTAAAGGGGATATAAGACATTCCCCGAGTGTGAGATGTTTGATCCTTGAAGCTGGTGGGCTTTCCATAGCTATATACTGAAATTGCTATATGAAGTTAAGTGTGGTAGGTTTCAAACTGTTTACTGCTTCTTTGAGTTCTTCATATGAACTTCCATCTCCCCAAATCTCATAAACTCCTTTCATAAGAATAATTGCATATATACATAGGAAAAAAGGTTAAGTTTCCAATTTGAAATTAACGCCTCGGTTAAGACAAATGAATGCTAATTTGTACCaaacatttttaaattaaaatgaatTCATTTGTGATCAATAAGTAAAActgaagaaataaaaaaaattgtcaaaCAGGTACATACCTTTACATCATCTTCTGAAAGAGAAAAAAGTTCAATCAACAAGCATAGAAAAGACCAAAAAAAGATAATAAAGGTACAATAAGTGAATCGAAAGATCTGGTATGAAGAATATGATTTCAGCCATTAATTAAATAATGTACATGAGAACAAGTTTAGCATGCCTTTCAATCCTTTGACTGACCTATGAAAATAAAGTTGATCCTCCACAATTAGATAAATCTGTATTTTTGAAAAGCAACCACCAATGGAATTTCGGTGTCCAGAACTAAAAAACTACATTCTGTAACATCGTATTGCTGCTCTCAACTAAGAATTGCTCAATTTCGTCCTTACTTCCTTCGAATGTAGGAGATCAGATtccaactttttaaatttgaggTATTGTTGTTTCTTGTTGTTTTAATTAGAGCATCTCCATATGTTTGCTATTTCATGCTCTCATGCTCTTTAATCAAACATTTTCTTCTCTTGACAGTCATAGATAACTTTTCCCACAACAAAACAGATTTATCCTTGCTTCTTTGAAGATAAATTAACAATGACGCATTCTTATCCCTCAATACACTAAGTTTTTTACAAACCTTGTGTGCAAATCTACAAATTCCACTTCAAGATAGTTCTTATCCTATGCTTTCATCAACAATGATTCTGATTGTAAGTTGATATTCACACATAAAGTCTCTTTCATTATGTTAATTTTGAACCATAAGATGACATCAcattatgttgtttcttcaataTGCCAATAGAGAAAGCAACATTTTCTTCATCCTCTACTCATGGAGCATGTAGCACGTAAGTAATCAGCATAAAAgagattttttttagaaaataacaACTTTTTAAGTAGGTTAAGAACCCTAATTTCAACAAAGAATCAGTTAAGAAGATGAAGATAACATGAAGGGTGGCATATATTTGAACGTGGTGAAACTATTCCTAAACTTTAGTGAAACCCATTAGAAGAAGGGAAACAAAGTCGACATCAATAGACATGAGGGAGGAATCTGGTGAAAGAGATACATTAATTTAATCAGGGAACAAAAAGAGGAAAAAGAACTTGGAATCAACCCATTGGTAAAGGTTATGATGTATCTCAATTGTTGACACTCCTTTTATTTGCGTTTAACTTTTTTCTGAAAGTAGCCATAACATATGAAACACAAATCAGCTTGCTTGAATCGATGCATAGATGGAACCCTAGCATCAGTTGTCTGTTGAACCGCAAGAGAAAAAGTGTATGAACCACCAAATTTCATTGGGAAAGATGCTATGAACACCGGTATACATTAGTTCAAGCACTTCTATCCATAATTTTCGCTTCATCCAGTAATATTTACCTATTCTGGCGATTGCACGATTGCACGACAGGCGGTGCTAGAAAAGAGAAGGCGGAGAAAGATCACCCTATGACCTCTGCTGTCCCGGAGGAAGGGCGtcgattaaaattttaattacttCAGAAGCATGGTGGAGGCATGAATAAGAAAAGACTCAACAATAAATTTGTATGCAATTGAACCCTTATAAACCCATGCAATGATTGCTTAATATGAAGCAACAATCTGAGGATTGAACAACGGCAACGTACAACGACATGCAACACGTATCAATCGACTATACCAGCCTACCATCTAAGGAGGCGGTGTAACCGCAAGAGTCCAAAAGCAAGCACCTCATCGACGTGCGGTGGTTGTGGGAGGCGATTGTTTATGCCCTATTTACCGATGTATTGAACCCTAATCAATTCCCTAGCTTCCGTTAGCTGCATATTACGATCCAATAAATTGTAGAGGACATGGGAGGTGTCGTATGGGAGGAAAAGCGGTGTAACCTAGATATATTGACAAATAACCACGTATTGACATGGCGCCTAAAACCAAGCAGGAGCTGGCGAGCACTTTGGGGGAAATATAACCAAAGAAGAAAACCTCACAGTGAAGTAAGGAAACGCCATCGTGAGAGAAGCATGAGGTCAGGATGACCATCAGGCGGTGTGAAGCAACCAAGCTGGTGAACGCCATATACGTTAAGAATGGCCGCCCACAACTTTTCTATTGGCGGACGAAGCAGCTCATCGACGTGGATATAGTTTGAACTCTTTGACATATaggtaatgatatatatatatatatatatatatatatatatatatatatatatatatatatatatatatatatatatatatatatatatatatatatatatatatatatatatatatatatatatatatatatatatatatatatatatatatatatatatatatatatagtagccgTTTACCCATGCAAAACGACGGGTACGGAtcaacaaaatgacataaaaaatttgttaaacaaaatgaCGAACAGATATAGATTTCTTATATCTGGGCTAGGATTAAACGTAAGACATTTTTGGGCTTATTCGATTTtaatagaaagaaaaacaaaGGAGGAGATAGCGAGCATGAGAGAGAACCAAGGTTGTACGGTCAATGGCAAGACATTCATGATAGATGAATGCTAAATCAATGCGTCTCTTCCagtttatatgaaatgttttataacGTGTACATTGTATTAGACCGATTCAAATAGATAtgaagaacacttggtcaaactttgacccattcaaaatcttatcattatcttatttgact is part of the Lactuca sativa cultivar Salinas chromosome 7, Lsat_Salinas_v11, whole genome shotgun sequence genome and harbors:
- the LOC111898456 gene encoding uncharacterized protein LOC111898456 — its product is MAESLIDLENVLRSKKDKLSVQEANFLMTWKENTLRQLTVGAGVGAAIAWSATGNLHRLFRINLAGGAAAITATWRFRKSVNSCIEQILCMDGSRMQKELANIMLRRYPNNPTTTKLMSKRFYCEHVFDDSTSDMPKSRWRFRNNFVESPPHPQRPDTRESYDHDDNIVPERKPVPMNNGFVAMENPFDCIFGLPPSVEEIRRPVPATSAKKHTRKHKRSHRKHHTHHSNDDL